The Canis lupus baileyi chromosome 5, mCanLup2.hap1, whole genome shotgun sequence region AAGGCACTAGGGACTcaagcagaaagtctgcttgagCAGCTAAAATGAAATATCAAGGCTGCAGGACAtaagataaacatataaaaatatgttttatttctatatatgctAGTAGTGGTCACCTggacactgaaattaaaaattaaaaaaaaaaacatttacaattgCTCAAAAAGAATACCAAAACCTAGATGTAAAACTAGCAACACACATGTAGGGtttgtacactaaaaactacaaaacactgaaaaaaaatcagaaatgtgaagacataccatgttcatggattggaagactcagtaTCTTAAGGATGTCAGTTCTCCCCAGCCCGACAAACAGGCTTAAAGCAGTTTTCCTCAACATCCTAGTGAGACTTCTGTAGTTATGACAAGATTATTTCAGAATTGATATCGAAAGGCAAAGGAAGCACACAATAGctaaacagttttgaaaaagaatcaCGCAGTGGAGGAtcaaaacaaagaaggaaagaaagagacaaatcaagaaacagtcttaactatagagagcaaactgatggtcaccagaggggtaagggggtagggggatggaggatgaggggtggggggatgggggaaacaaaggatggggattaaggagtccATTTATTGTgacaagcactgagtaatgtatagaattgttgaatcactatactgtaccctggaaatgaatataacactgtttgttaactctactggaattgaaatttttaaacacttaaaaaacaaGTGAGAGGCAACTGTACACCCAATGTCAATACTTACTATATAGCTACAGGAACCAAGACAGCAAAGCATTACTGGCCAAGGGATGAACATGTAGAATAATAGAactgaatagagaacccagaaataaactcacacaggGGCGCTGGGgagctcagtgggtgaagcatctgcctttggctcagcacatgattccagggtcctgggatcaagtcctgcatcgggctccctgcagggagcctgcttctccctctgcctgtgtccctgcctctctctgtgtgaataaataaataaataaataaataaataaataaataaataaaatcttaaaaagaaagaaagaaagaaagaaagaaagaaagaaagaaagaaagaaagaaagaaagaaagaaagaaagagttagTGCTGCTTGTCCTGGACAGGAGAGGCTGCTGGCTGGGGGGCCATGGTGTCTACAGCCCTTTGAAGAACAGACACATGGAGAAGTGGAGCCTCTCATTTTCTGGTGCTCTAGAATTTGTCTAGAACGTAGATGGAAGGGAGAAAGGGGCCAGTGAATGAAGTTGCATGGAGGGACATTTCAGACCCAATAAGGAAACACTttttaaggataaaaattatCCAACCATTGGACAATTGGCCTCGAACTCCCCACAGCAGGTGCATGCTGAGGAGATGCAAAGTAGCCATCTTTCTGGGATGTTGTCACCCCGAGGGCTTTGGTCCCAGATGGGAGGTCAGGCCAGATAACCTCTAAGATGGTGTGTGAATCTAAGACTCTGCAGGTCTGAGTGTTCACCTCCATTTCAGGCCCTGTGGTACGAAGGCCACCGTGCATCCTGGGGATGGAGACAGTGCTCCCCAGACTCCACTGGGCCTCATCACGTCGACTCCAACGACTGTAGGCCCTGCGGGTGTTGAGGTTGGGAGTGACAAGCCAGGCTCTTGACTCCAACGGTAGGTCCTGAGTCTGGGAGGTGGCGTCAGAATGTGTGGCAAGCCTTCTCCTATGCCATGAgggctgcttctctttccttctctcccctcttcttccttgtTGGGATCTTCTCCAGCACCTACGGTGTATGACTCACTGCAGTACTCGTAGAGCCCAGGGGGTCCCCGGCGGCCCTCCTGGGACTCAGAGTAAGCAAGCGGTCTGCTGCAAGTCCCTCCAACCTCCCTTTGGGGGTGTATTTGCCAGGGCTGCTGTCACAAAAGGCCACAGCGTGGGTGCTTTCACCTGTAGACGTTTCTGTCTCtcatctggaggccagaagtttgAGATCCAGCTGTGGGCAGCCCGGTTTCTCCTGAGGCCACTGTCCTTGATGTACAGCTACCATCTTCCCCCTGTGTGCACGTGGTTGGTTGTCTCTCCACCTCCAAATGTccccttcttataagggcaccaatACTATTGGATCGGGACTCACCCTAATGACCTTGTTTTGACTTGATTGCCTCCATAGAGACCCTATCTCCACACAAGGTTACATCCAGAGGTTCTGGGGGTCAAGACTCCAACATACGAATGTCAGCGGCGGGGCGGGGACCTAATTCAACCCGTAATGGAGGACATGTGTCTTTTCTGATTGCCCATCACCTGCCCCCCATGATGTAAggctgggtgggagggagagctCTCCTTCCCCGCAGAGGCTGAGAGGCCCAGAGGATGCCCAGCTGCTTTGTACTCATGACAAAGGCTCGGACTCAGCTTTGGCCAGAGAGATGCCCGCAGAGGATGTCCACTGTCCCCAAGATGCGGCTGGGGCACATCTCTCCTGCTGATGGTGGCTGCCTCCGCTTCCTAGGGATAGCTGTGCCCCTGCACCTGCTTATACCACCGCAGCACCAGGGCAAGAGGACACCCCCTCGGTAGCCACCTGAGCTCTGAGCCGGAGGCTCTCGAGGCAATGTTGCTCATCAACAGCACtttaagatctttcttttctctgggtCCCATTTGTCCAACTTTTGCCAGGCGGGCATCACCTCTGGGCCTCTCCTTGTCTCTCGGCCCGCGTGCCCTCTGCAGCTCCACTAGAGCTCCCATAACTTCGCTAAGACCAGCCGGCCTTCGGTCTCAGGCTGCGTGCTTGGAGAAGCTTCTCGGTGACAGTGGGAGAGATGGAGCTTTGGAGCCACTCAACCCCGGGTTCAAACTCCGATGGACTGGATTGTGTGACTTTGGGGGAAGTTAGTTACACTCTTGAGGTCTCAATCTTCCCTTCTCTAAAGTGAGGCTAATCGATGAAGCCACCATGCCCCCCGTTCCCAGGGTTACGCGAGCTGGTGCAGCGCGTGGTGGGGCCTGGTCCCCGCGGGTGTCTACACACCTCAGTGACAGCTGTCCTTCTCTCACTGGGAAGCCCTCCAAGCTCGAGTCCCCAGGGCACACAGCGGCCAGTGGATGAGACCAGCTCGGTGGGGAAGGTGGGGACGCAGGGGGTGAGCTTCGTGCACGGCGGGAGGGCTGGCTGGCAGGGGCCGTTGCCAGGGCAAGTTGCTCcactgagtctcagtttccccggCCCCGCAGGGCGGCCCCCGGCGGCGAACCAAGATGGCCTGGGCCTTCAGGTGCTCCCGTCCTGCTGGGCCATGCGCCcggctcctcttccttccctgctaATTCTGAGGCATGCTAGAAAGCCAGAGAAGCGCCGGGAGAAGGTGTACGGGGGACCGTGCAGGACCTGACTGTCCCCACAGGCAGTTCTCTTCGGGGTGTGGAAACCCCAAAATGTTCTTCCCACATTTATTCCAGCCTGAGTCTCCTGCCTGACGCggactgcccctcccccagcacccagcGCCTGGTAGGAGGGCCACTCCTGCTCCAGGCCCAGCTCCCATGGCCcctctgcgggggggggggggggggtgtcccacCCGATTGTTGCAGAAACCACCCAGCCGGACGGGGGGAGGTCTGTAGGGGCGCCGGGCCCTGATCGTTCTCAGGCATCGTGTGCGCGTTTGCTGGTTGCTGGCGCTCAGGGTTTTGGTGGAGAAACACCCCCAggtcccccccagcccccctcatCACAGGGCGGGCTCGACCTCGGACGCcagtttccattttccatttccccAATGAGAACAACGGAGTCCTTCTTAGCCGGCTGCTTCGGGGAGCCTTTGAAGAGCCCCCGGAATCAGTGAGGATCAACAGGAGCCAGCAGGCCTGGGCTGTGTTGGACTTAAAATTGGAAACGCAGGAGGCAGAGTTGTAGCTTTATATagcccgggaggggggggggttcCGGGAGCCCCGGGCACTGATTTACGAGCTGCCTGGTGAGAGCCTAGggtaatatttataaattcctTCCCCGGGGCCAGATGGAATGTTcctctgagctgcaggcagaaCGCACCTTTTTGGGGGATGAAGGGAGGTTAAGTCCAATTATTCAAAGGCAGGAAGAGGCAGGGATTGTGGAGCCGCGGCCGCGAGGCCCAGAGATGCAGCGAAGGAGGCCGTCCTCCTTCCGTCCTCAGGGGCttgctccaggcagggagcctgggggggctcctccctgggctccagcccccaggtgcccccaggtcctcccccctccccccgcccgccccactCTGCAAGGCCAGGGACCTCCACTTGCCAATTGTGGAGGCCGCGGGTACAAACACGTCTACTTGGGCacgggggaggaagaggggaaagaagaccagggggcggggggtgcagggggcagacACGGGGGAACCGAGGGGCCTGGCGGAGAGGCCGCCCCCGGGAGGCTCCGTGACAGGTGAGCACGGAACCCCAGGTCCTGGCATCCCCGCGCGCACCCCGCAGGGCCGTGGCAGCCGGGGAGGGGCTGAGCCATGTGGCCCAGCTGGCCCATGACCTCGTTTGAATGAGAAgcaagagtttttgtttttgtttttaaattgtatgtgtgacaaaccatgagaggctcctgactctgggaaccagagggctgcagaaggggaggagggtggggggacggggtgaccgggtgacgggtactgaggacGGCACGCAATGGGATGAGCACAGGGGGTTGcactagatgttggcaaattgactttaaattgaaaaaatgcaaaaaaaaaaaaaatgaaatagtgttCAGGAAGGTAAAACcaaagggaggggtggggagggagcagctGCGGGCCCACCTTGACCTTGGCACCTCAGGGTTCCCACCTGAGAGCAGAAGAGGCCCCGTTAACCAGTGATGTGCGCCCGCCCCCGGAGACCTGTTTCCTACCTGCTGCCCGGTGTCCCGACAGGCGGGGCCAAGGAACTGTGCTGtccccaggggtggggtgggggagctggtCACCCCCTTTCCAGCCTGCCCCGGCCCCTCACCTGCAGCCCAAGGGATGGGCTGGTAAGGGGGTCTCGCAGCACCTGCCGGGCTCCTGCCCTGGGCCCGGGACCCTCCAGGCCAGGCTCTAAGGCCTGTTAAATGCAGCAGGGTGGCTCCCGCGCCAGGTCGCCTACGTTCTGCTTCGGCTAAGTCACTGGGAGGCtggtgggaagagaaaaaagacatctCACCCCCTTCAGGCTGAGGGTCAGCAGGCACATAGGTCTCTGTCCTTGCAAGGGCTTAGCGGGGCCGACCCCAGGGAAGCAGGGGTTAAACGCCCACTCTGGGGGGGGTGCAGATGGGGACCTCTGAGCCCAGCCCCCTCCTTACCTGTTTCTTTGCTTCTGGGAGCATTAGTCCCACGAAAAACACTGACATGGAATCCTTTTGTTCCTGGGGTGACGTCAGTGTTTCCCTTGGCAGGCGGGACCGTCGTGCATGTCTGAACCTCCGAGGTGAGGGCGAGCGAGCGTGGCTCCTCTGGGCCAGGCACCCCGAGGGGGCTGGAACCCGACACCTGGATGCTCCGTCCCGTCCCCGCACCCACGGAGGGGCTGCTTGCCCACCCTCCACCTGTAGGTGTTAAGCGGATCCTGATGttgaggcctggggtggggggggatcaGCTCAAGCAGGCTCAGCCTGCAAGGGCCTGCCTCCAGAGCCCCCCTCCTGGCTCCTTCCGTGGCCAGGACGGCCTCCTCTCCGAGACCCCCCTCCCTGCCGCCACCGgcggcccctggcccctggccccttcccgcctcctctcttcccttggACTAAAGGGTGGAAGGATGTCGCCAGGCCTCACAGAGCGCTAGAGCTGAAGGGGGTTCCTCAAGGTGACGGCAATGGTGGCTGTcacttattaagcacctactgcatgccaggcatGTTCAGAAGGTGATTCCTAACCCTCTGGCAAATGCTCCAGAGCCGCCCTGTTATGGTCAGCGGTGCCAGTGGAGGCGAAGGGGGTGTGCAGGGGCTGCACAGTGTGGTCCAGGGCGCAGACCTGCGGCCTCAGCCCCTCACCCCGCAGCTCGGAAGGTGGGGAAGCTACTCAGCGCAGCCCCTGCGCCGGGTGGTGCCGAGCCACCGTGCTCCCCAGTGCTCCCCACGGTGCCCCCCCGCCGCTGCCGTGGGAAGCAGGTGGAGACCCCCGTCTGTCCAGCGCCAGTGCTCATGTTCCTGGTTTTACACATGAGGACACGCGTGGTGGGGACGGGGTGTGGGGGAAAGGACTTCTCCGAGAGCAGCCAGCTGCTTCGTGACGGTCCCTTGAGCCCCAGGACCGTGTCCACTGCAGACGCTGCTCCCTTGGGCACCGAAATGACCCCTTTGCATGGTCCCTTTGACCTCAGGGTTACTGGGCGCGCCTTCTGGGAGGGACTCCACGCGGGGGGCTGGGGTGCCGTGGGTGCTGGGGGGCAGTGCGCACCCTCCActgcccacctggccccacccTTGGAGCGGCGCAGCCCAGGGCTGCCAGGGCCGGGAATGCACCTGTTACCCACTCCAGGGGCTCTGCCTCTCGTTGTAACCACTCCTTGCCACTGACCTAGCCATTTCGTGTGACATCAACTTGCCAGAGTTACCTTATTAGGCTTCTGTGTTTTCGCGACGGCCTCCGACGCAAGGCTCCGCTGCCTTTTCTAAATGCAGGAGCGCGGAGAGCCTGCCTCGCCTACACCCAGGCCGCGGCAAGGATCGTTTCAGCGGGATCCAGAACAAAAAAGCAAGCGTTTTATtattccctccccttctgctcaaATTCCCCTCCGTGGAGCTGAACACGAGCATGTTACAACAGACCCCGGCTTTACTCTCAGCATCAAAGGATGAATCACAGACAAGACAGCACGCAGTGGAAGGAGGCGAGGTCTCTCTGGAAGCTGGATCTGCAGCATCGTCACCTTCAGCGGCCCCCTCACCCCGGGGCCCTCATCACCCCCAGTCCAGCAGCAGATGGAGCCCGCCCCCCTGCACTGGGGGCTACCGCCCCCCCGGGCGAGTGTTGAGGGTCTGTCAGGGGTCCAGCCAAGGGCTCTGTGATGTCTCACTGCGCCTCCCCCAGGAGCCAGCCAGCACGGCTTGATCTGTCCTCTGCTCGGCGACGGTGCAGAGTGATGCTGCTGTGGCTTCTGAGCACCAGAAGCACCTCGTGTTTGCTGGGCTTGTGGGTGGCCTTTGTCATTCCGGCTGAGAAGAGGCTCAGGGAGGGTTGGCAGGAAAAAGGGGGCCAAGGAAGTGCTGGCAAGTGGGCGGAATCACCTGGTCGGAGAAGCAGCAGGGCCCAGAGGGGCCGGAGGGACGCAGGGAGCACCGCAGGGCCCAGGTGCCCACGGCAGAGCCGGGTGGCCGGCTACGGAGGCCGCGGCGCCAGGCCCGGCCCCTCACTTGGACACCAGCATGTGGACGAACTCTTCGTAGTTCACCTGCCCGTCCCCGTCCACGTCGGCGGCCCGGATCATCTCGTCCACCTCCTCGTCACTCAGCTTCTCCCCCAGCCTGGTCATCACGTGCCGCAGCTCGGCCGCGCTCACCAGGCCGTTGCCGTCCTTGTCGAAGACGCGGAAGGCCTCGCGGATCTGCTCCTCGCTGTCCCTGCCCTTCAGCTGCCTGGCCATCATGCCCAGGAACTCGGGGAAGTCCACGGAGCCGTTGCCGTCCCGGTCGATCTCGCCCACCATGTCCCGCAGCTCGGCCTCCGTGGGGTTCTGGCCCAGGGAGCGCATGACGGTGCCCAGCTCCTGGGTGGTGATGGCCCCGTCCCCGTCCTTGTCAAACAGGCAGAAGGCCTCCTTGAACTCGGCCACCTGTTCCTCGCTCAGCTGGTCAGCCATGGAGGGTGGGCGGAGGAGGGCGGCGGTGGCCGGccccggtggcggtggcggtggcggtggcggccgGTGGAGCAGCAGGACGggaggcggcggggcccggggcgcggggcgcaggcTGCTGGCCGTCTGGCCCGGGCTTGACTGGCGGGCGCTTAAGAGGGAGCAGGGCCCTCCGCACACGCAGACTCCCCGCCCTGCGGTTGCCCCAGGCCGGGTGCTGTTGGAACAGGAGTCCGGCTGGCCGAGGGTTGAGCTGACGCCAGCGccgggcgtgtgtgtgtgtgtgtgtgtgtgtgtgtgtgtgtgtgtgtgtgcacggctccccacccctgcaccgggagccccggTAACCCCGCGAGGACACCCTCAGGGAGG contains the following coding sequences:
- the LOC140633429 gene encoding calmodulin-like protein 3, whose product is MADQLSEEQVAEFKEAFCLFDKDGDGAITTQELGTVMRSLGQNPTEAELRDMVGEIDRDGNGSVDFPEFLGMMARQLKGRDSEEQIREAFRVFDKDGNGLVSAAELRHVMTRLGEKLSDEEVDEMIRAADVDGDGQVNYEEFVHMLVSK